A genomic window from Aethina tumida isolate Nest 87 chromosome 4, icAetTumi1.1, whole genome shotgun sequence includes:
- the LOC109597210 gene encoding LOW QUALITY PROTEIN: pickpocket protein 28-like (The sequence of the model RefSeq protein was modified relative to this genomic sequence to represent the inferred CDS: deleted 2 bases in 1 codon; substituted 1 base at 1 genomic stop codon), with translation MTAVNVQTSDAVQNSLQKKSKRLKIFKVLRKMYKIDNARPRRSNHGSWVNAMDNQVVKNRTPIFRIGEYENNDYSINMTSGKDTKIQRRHDKEQNKSVARKCLNQVETYCDNTTLHGLRYVGDTSLTLGERLFWLLSFSIAIFFAAYYISNIYKKWNSSPVIISFSPFDADLTNIPFPAITICNMNQAKKYEAEKVIKEGPDIEKRILYGLCNADNATLETTKKEDTRWETLRDFLIRVGSSCENMLRLCKWRNEIVSCEAAFNNDLTDEGLCCSFNRLPDNKIYRNTKDIGVLNRTYPEKVYDWSPEKGFTEDETGDDDYIPRRPLGAGAHLGLTVILDAQINEYFCSSTSSIGFKVILSNPLETPKMADFGFLVSPGTETRFAVVPSIREATDTLRSIEIEKRQCYFASERPLRYYRTYTQRNCNLECLSNYTLRNCLCVPYFLPRSKNIKVCGLDKDTCTTKSKKNMEQTNGNAYIISVFYGLQKXIHFASRSSCHCLPGCYEVMYSESKSSGTLSTKLDFRENVLFENIGNYSSQYIVENMVVAHFYFTSEKFTKQLKSELYGFTEILSNVGGLLGLCLGFSFLSFVELLYFVTIRVCCKILRMKRKRNRHVEALEKSSSSMYPYVR, from the exons ATGACTGCCGTCAACGTACAAACTTCTGACGCCGTCCAAAATAGTCTGCAAAAAAAGAGCAAACGACTGAAGATTTTTAAGGTGCTGAGGAAGATGTACAAGATCGATAATGCAAGGCCCAGAAGGTCGAACCATGGGTCGTGGGTCAATGCTATGGATAATCAGGTCGTCAAAAATAGGACGCCTATTTTCAGGATTGGGGAGTATGAGAACAATGATTATTCCATTAATATGACGTCAGG AAAagatacaaaaatacaaagaaGACATGACAAAGAACAAAACAAAAGTGTGgcaagaaaatgtttaaaccaAGTAGAAACTTACTGTGACAACACCACCCTCCATGGACTTCGATACGTTGGCGATACTTCACTGACGTTGGGAGAGAG ATTGTTTTGGTTGTTGTCCTTTTCGATTGCGATATTTTTCGCCGCCTACTACATCTCTAACATCTACAAGAAGTGGAACTCAAGCCCTGTAATAATCAGCTTCAGCCCATTTGATGCTGACCTCACTAACATCCCCTTTCCCGCCATCACCATATGCAACATGAACCAAGCCAAGAAGTACGAAGCTGAAAAAGTAATCAAAGAAGG ACCAGACATCGAGAAGAGGATCTTGTACGGTTTGTGCAATGCGGACAACGCCACTTTGGAAACTACCAAGAAAGAAGACACAAGATGGGAAACACTCAGAGACTTCCTTATAAGA GTGGGCTCTTCATGCGAAAATATGCTTCGCCTTTGCAAATGGAGAAACGAAATAGTAAGTTGTGAGGCCGCTTTCAACAATGACCTAACTGATGAAGGACTTTGCTGCTCATTTAATCGATTACCCGacaacaaaatttacagaaacaC cAAAGACATAGGTGTCTTAAATCGCACCTACCCAGAAAAAGTGTACGACTGGAGTCCCGAAAAGGGCTTCACCGAAGATGAAACTGGAGACGATGATTACATACCCAGAAGGCCTTTAGGTGCCGGAGCCCATTTAGGGCTGACGGTAATTTTGGACGCACAAATAAACGAGTACTTTTGTTCATCCACCAGTAGCATTGGCTTCAAG GTAATATTGTCGAACCCGCTGGAAACGCCCAAGATGGCGGATTTTGGATTCTTGGTGAGCCCAGGAACCGAGACCAGATTTGCTGTGGTTCCTTCAATAAGGGAAGCAACAGATACTTTAAGATCCATCGAGATTGAAAAGAGACAATGTTACTTTGCCAGTGAAAGACCACTGAGATATTACAG aactTACACCCAGAGGAACTGCAATTTAGAATGTTTGTCAAATTATACCCTGCGTAATTGTCTCTGTGTGCCCTACTTCTTGCCCAGAAGTAAGAATATTAAAGTCTGTGGTCTAGACAAAGACACTTGTACCACAAAATCGAAGAAAAATATGGAACAAACCAACGGCAATGCGTATattatttctgtattttatggacttcaaaaataaatacatt ttgcttCTAGATCTAGTTGCCATTGCTTACCAGGGTGCTATGAAGTCATGTACTCGGAATCCAAGTCATCCGGTACTTTATCGACCAAGTTGGATTTTAGGGAAAACGTActgtttgaaaatattggcAACTATTCCAGTCAATACATTGT GGAGAACATGGTGGTTGCCCATTTTTACTTCACTTCAGAAAAGTTCACCAAGCAACTTAAAAGTGAACTCTATGGATTCACAGAAATATTAT CTAATGTTGGAGGATTATTGGGGCTATGTCTGGGTTTCAGTTTCCTTAGTTTTGTTGAGCTCCTGTACTTTGTAACCATCAGAGTGTGCTGCAAGATCTTAAGAATGAAGAGGAAAAGGAACAGACATGTCGAAGCTTTGGAAAAAAGTAGTTCTTCAATGTATCCTTATGTCAGATGa